A region of the Gemmatimonadota bacterium genome:
TTCCGAACTTTACCTGGGAGCGCGACCTGCTCTAGGCCGGCGCCTCTACGCCGCGCCGACCTCCACCGAAGAGGCCGCCGAGGTAACATCCGGTGCGCGCAGCCGCCGCCGGTACCAGAGCCAGGTTCCGCCCAGCACGGCCAGGAATGCGGCCTGCGCCAGCAGCGTCTCCGCCATGGGGTGGTAGCCAAGGACGAGCTCCAGGCCCCGGTGTGAGGGCCAACCCGCAAGCGGCGTGGGCGAGAACAGGCCGGCCTCCTGCAGGCTGTAGAGTCCCTTCCCCAGGAACACGAACGCCAGGTAGAGGAGCACCGCGTTGGTGAGCGCGAAGACCATTCGCACTGGTAGTCGGAGGCCCAGCCGCACGATGCCCCACGCCACGGCGATGATCGCCAGCGCCCCGGGAACAAAGCCGGCCATGACCGCGGCGCCGCCCGCCTCGTTGCCGAGCGCCTGGTAGAACAGCACGGTCTCGAAGCCTTCCCGATACACCGCCGCGAACGCGAGCGCCACCATGGCCACGCCCGAGCCGGTGGTCACGGCCGCGCCGACCTTGCGCTTCAGATAGTCCTTCCAGTCGTGCACGTAGGCCTTGTGAAAGAGCCAGTGCGACACGTACACGAGCACGCCCACCGCGATCAGCGCCGTCGCGCCCTCGATCAGCTCCCTTTGCGCCCCGCCTATCGGAATGATGGTGCGCGCCAGCGCCCACGTGCCCACGCTCGCCCCGAGCGCCGCCAGTACGCCGTACATCACGTGGCGTCTGTGCTTGGGATCCGCGTCGGAGGCCTTGAGGTACGCCAGAATGGCCCCAACCAGCAGGACCGCCTCCAGGCCCTCGCGGAATATGATCGCGAAGGCATTGAAGGACGCGAACAAGCCCCCCGAGCCTTCCGCCAGTAGCTCATCGGCCGCCATCAGCTCGCCCCTGAGGCGCACCAGGATCGCGGCAGGGTCGATGTCGGCGTCGCCGGCCAGCGCCGGGCGCAGGGACAGGTGGAAGAGCCGCTCGATGGCGTGCACGCGACCCGCGGGGAGCAGCGACTCCAGCGGCTCGAAGCCGTCCAGGTAGGCGGTCTCCACGGTGCCGAGCGCGTCCTCCGGGCGGCCCGCGGCGAGCGCCGTCTCGGCGTCGTCCAGTTGCTCGAGGATGCCGCGGATTTCCGAGGTGCGCGCGGCCGACGTGGCGATCTCCGCGGCGCCCGGTCCACTCCCGGCCCCAGCGCCGCCGGCGAGACCTTCAGGGTCCCCGTCATTGGCAGACGTTTGCGCCGCCTCGGGTGGTGCGGGCGGCACGCCGTCGACCTCGGCCGCGTCCAGCACCACGTCGAGCTGGCCGTCCAGCTCGTTGACCAGCTCGGCTACCCGGGCGGGCTCGGGCGCCGGATCCTGACCCAGCGTGGACATGAGCTCGTGGAAGCGAGCCTCCGCTTCCGCCACCGATGCGGTCAATTCCTCGCGCGGTCCGAGCAGCCCTCCGGGCCCGTAATACAGCTCGATGAACTCCTGGCGGCCGATGTAGACATCGAGCACCCGCTGACGCGCCGTCGCCGGACTGTCCGTGGGGAGCTCATCCAGGGTCGCGCGGATATCCGTGATCCAGTCGGCCAGGCCGCCGTCGGGGGTCCCGGGGGCTCGCGTGGCGGCGTCCGCGGGGACAGGCGCTCGCTCCGCCGCTTGCGGCCCGCCCTGGTCGTTTGCGTCCGCGTCACTCCCGCAAGCCGTCACCCACAGCAGCGCGAGCGCGGCCACCGTCAGCAGCGTCAGGTATCGGCGCAGCGCGCGCGCGGCGCGCGCCGGAGAAGTCGTCGTTGGCATGGCCTCGATCTAGTTGAGAGTCGTTCTCAACGAGTGGGTGCAAGGTAGCGGCCGAAGAGGGCGTGGGCAACGGGTCTGCTCGCCTTCGTGGGCGAGCCGCGCGGGTGGCGCGTCGACACAGAATGGTGTAGAGAGGAACATCCGCAGTCCGGGCCCCACCGACCGTCCATACTGGAGAATCGTGGTGAGAGTCTGCGTTGCCGCCCTGAGCTTCCTGCCGGCCCTCGGGCTGGGCGCGTGCGGCGAACGGCCCGCCGCGACCGAGTCGCCTATTCCGGTCCTCTCGGCCACCGAAGTCCTTCGCGTCGGTAGCCTCGACGATCCCGACTATGCGCTCACCTGGTTCAGCATGGTCGAGGTCGGGCCCGACGGCCGCATCTATACCCTGCATCCCATGGAGCAGGTGGTGCGCGCCTTCTCGCCGGACGGAGCCCTCGAGTTTGTGATCGGCGGACGTGGAGAGGGACCCGGCGAGTTTTTGCGGCCGTTCGAGATGGGCCGGATCTCCGACACCCTTTGGGTCAACGACAACGCGAACAACCGCTTCACCTTGTTCTCGCTCGCTGGAGAGCTGATCGGATCCGTGCGTGTGCCACTGAACGCCCAGGTCGATGATCCTGACGCGCGCCGCGCCCTACCCGAAACGCTGCTGCCCGGTGGGCGGATCCACGCGGCGCTGCTCGCGCCCACGCACAAGATCGTAGATGGCACGATCACCCACGACGTGCGAGTGCTCATGGACCGGGACGGCCTCGTCACCGACACCATCGCACGCATCCCTTTCGGCGAGGGAACCTGGGAGATTACCGACCCCGACAACCCGCGCGCCGCGAGGCTTTACACGGGCCAGCCGCTCGCCGACTCGCCGCTTTCCGCGCTCGCCTTCGGGGAGGACGCTTTCTGGGTGGTTGACCGGACCGTCGGCAGAGGGGACACGGGATCCGACTACGAGGTGGCGAAGATCACCTTCGCGGGGGACACCGTTTTCCGGCGCGCGTTCCCGGCGAACGTCGAGCCAGCCTCTGACGCCGCGATCGATAGCTTGCTGACCACTACGACGGACCGCCTGGCCGACGGGCCGATCGGCCAGGGGGTGGGTAGAGGCAAGCTGCGGGGCTGGGTCGAGCGCGACTTCTACCGGCCTTCGGCCCGGGCGGGGGTCATGGCGCTGATCGTCGGCCGGGATGGGACGCTGTGGCTGCAGGAAGCGGGCAAGTGGGAGGCGGAGGCCGACACCTGGCTGGTTCTGGGACCGGACGGCGAGCCGCTCGCACGAGTGACACTTCCGACCGACCTTCGGGTGCTCGCGACCGACGCGAACAACGTGTGGGGGTCGCGCACCGACGAACTCGATGTGCCTTACGTCGTGCGCTTCAGGGTAGTGCGCGCCGAGCCGGGGGGCCACTAGCGGCGGGGACGCCTTCTCAGGCCGCCCGCCGCCATCGACTCCGCGTATCGTCTACCAGACGAAGACACCCCTATCGGCCTCGGAAGAGGCCCCTTCCCGTCCGCTCTTGGTGGTGTTACCATAGTACCATGATAACATTACACTGGGTCGGTTGCTCATGAGCGAGGGCAAGCCGGCTTCGGGGCGCTTGCGCGTGGAGCGCGTACAGAGCGGCGTGCGCATGGAAAAGCGGCTCATCAAGATCCTCAAGGCGCTGGCGGACTTGAACGACATGTCCCTGGGCGATCTGCTGGAGGGGATCGTCCTGCACGCGTTCGATGGGAAGGCCCCATTCGGCGCCAAATCCCTCGA
Encoded here:
- a CDS encoding FTR1 family protein; the encoded protein is MPTTTSPARAARALRRYLTLLTVAALALLWVTACGSDADANDQGGPQAAERAPVPADAATRAPGTPDGGLADWITDIRATLDELPTDSPATARQRVLDVYIGRQEFIELYYGPGGLLGPREELTASVAEAEARFHELMSTLGQDPAPEPARVAELVNELDGQLDVVLDAAEVDGVPPAPPEAAQTSANDGDPEGLAGGAGAGSGPGAAEIATSAARTSEIRGILEQLDDAETALAAGRPEDALGTVETAYLDGFEPLESLLPAGRVHAIERLFHLSLRPALAGDADIDPAAILVRLRGELMAADELLAEGSGGLFASFNAFAIIFREGLEAVLLVGAILAYLKASDADPKHRRHVMYGVLAALGASVGTWALARTIIPIGGAQRELIEGATALIAVGVLVYVSHWLFHKAYVHDWKDYLKRKVGAAVTTGSGVAMVALAFAAVYREGFETVLFYQALGNEAGGAAVMAGFVPGALAIIAVAWGIVRLGLRLPVRMVFALTNAVLLYLAFVFLGKGLYSLQEAGLFSPTPLAGWPSHRGLELVLGYHPMAETLLAQAAFLAVLGGTWLWYRRRLRAPDVTSAASSVEVGAA
- a CDS encoding 6-bladed beta-propeller, which gives rise to MRVCVAALSFLPALGLGACGERPAATESPIPVLSATEVLRVGSLDDPDYALTWFSMVEVGPDGRIYTLHPMEQVVRAFSPDGALEFVIGGRGEGPGEFLRPFEMGRISDTLWVNDNANNRFTLFSLAGELIGSVRVPLNAQVDDPDARRALPETLLPGGRIHAALLAPTHKIVDGTITHDVRVLMDRDGLVTDTIARIPFGEGTWEITDPDNPRAARLYTGQPLADSPLSALAFGEDAFWVVDRTVGRGDTGSDYEVAKITFAGDTVFRRAFPANVEPASDAAIDSLLTTTTDRLADGPIGQGVGRGKLRGWVERDFYRPSARAGVMALIVGRDGTLWLQEAGKWEAEADTWLVLGPDGEPLARVTLPTDLRVLATDANNVWGSRTDELDVPYVVRFRVVRAEPGGH